A region of the Litchfieldia alkalitelluris genome:
CTTGGTTCAATATCTGCATATAATGCTACTCCTTCAGGAACTCCTAGATCATTTGCTAAAGCAATTGCATCTTCAGCATGACCTGCACCATTATCATACCCTCTTGCATCAGATATTAAATTATAGATTAGTAGAATATGATCGTCATTAGAATGAATTAAGTCAATTTGATCTTTTGTTAAACCAAAAGCAACACCTTCGATATCAGCTAAATATCGACCGAAGATGACTGGGTCCCCGAAGTTATCTCGAACACAAGCATACAAGTCTTCAGTAGTTTCACTTGCAGAGTCAATTCCCCAAACTATCTCTCCATCATCTTCATCTGCAGGTGTTCCTTCGTCGTTTTCATCACCATTGTCATCATTGCCGTTTGAGTTACCGTTACCATTGCTATTGCTGTCATCATTTTCACTATCTTTTTCATTTTTCTCTTGTGCGTTAGTGTTAACAGCATTTGTAACATCCACATTCACTTCATCATCAAGAGAATTTTGAATATCATTGTCCAAATTTGCTCTGCCACTACCTTTGACATTGTTTTTCACAAGGTTTTCAAGTGAACCAGCTGTGTGACCATTCAATATATTCTCAATCGAGTTTGATAAAACCGCTTCACCATCTCCGGCTACATTGTTTTCTACATTATTTAAAATATTACTTTTAGCGTCACTACTCATGTCGGTAGATATATCACTTTCAACACTTACATCTGAATCTGCATTTATATTATTAACGACATTATTAGTGATGGTGATATTGGTTGTGCTAGAGTCCTCTGATGGCTTTTCTTGTTTAGAAGAATCGCTTTGCCAAATAAAAACAGTGAGGCTAGATACGATTAGCAAGAAAGCAGCGATCGAGATAAGCGTGTACTTTCCAAACGTCATTTTCTCCCACCTTTCACTTTTCCCCTTTATCGTATGAGCAAGTTTTGGAAAAGGTGTGGGCTTATTAGTATTAGGTAGTGAGTAAAGGGGGATATAATGCACATCATATCGATACTATAAAGGGTAAGGAAATCAAAGAGGGAGTTTGAAGAAAGTTCAAATCTTTTTTAGAAGGGAATGGGAATCAAAGGAGTCGTCTGATGTACATCTGGAGAGTTTGGTGGAGTAAGAGAAACAAAGGATACCACTAATGAACCATTTGAAATGAATTTGAAACAAGTTTTAGAACTATCTAATATCTTAAAGTTACACAGGATAAGTAAATCAAATATTCACCTAATTAGAAAATTCCTCTGTTAGATAGTAAAAAGAGGACCTATAATTACTAGTCCCCTCTACATATCTGTATCATCTAAAAACAGTTGATTTATATGCTTTATGAAATAATT
Encoded here:
- a CDS encoding glycoside hydrolase domain-containing protein, with amino-acid sequence MTFGKYTLISIAAFLLIVSSLTVFIWQSDSSKQEKPSEDSSTTNITITNNVVNNINADSDVSVESDISTDMSSDAKSNILNNVENNVAGDGEAVLSNSIENILNGHTAGSLENLVKNNVKGSGRANLDNDIQNSLDDEVNVDVTNAVNTNAQEKNEKDSENDDSNSNGNGNSNGNDDNGDENDEGTPADEDDGEIVWGIDSASETTEDLYACVRDNFGDPVIFGRYLADIEGVAFGLTKDQIDLIHSNDDHILLIYNLISDARGYDNGAGHAEDAIALANDLGVPEGVALYADIEPSFPVDSDFIRGWFDTISESGYESGIYGIFDPDRELTIAYNEAAEANEEILDTNYIWTAAPNVGITTKENAPEYNPQAPEGSLAWGWQYGLDAETCNIDTNLFNSNLTEVLWSPDS